The sequence CCTATCCTGATGAGCACGCTCAAATTCACCAATTAAGCCAACGCCAAAAGCAAAGTTCATTTGACTACTCTAGAACACTACTACGCGAACTTGATATCGAAGATAGTGAGTTAGTTGCCAAACAGATGGAACTCATCTTAGAAGGCTGTTTAAGCCGTTTAATGGTGAATCACCATGCTGATGATATTATTACAGCAAAATTATTGGCGGAGGATATTCTTAAAATTGCTCAATGCCGTAAAAATGGCGCATTAAGTTAGTTTTAGGTAATAGGAAACGAGAAAAATGCTCTCTTTTTTGCTTGAACTCGATTTCTATCTGCTGAGTCGTAAAAAACAAATTTAATCATCAAAAAAAGAGAAAGTTTTCTCTTTGATATACAAAAAAGTGAATATCTTTACTGATTGTTATTTAAGCATTTTTTACTAAAAAACAGCTTATGATGAAAATTTAAACTTAAATAGAATAAAAAGAAGGCAAACGAATTTATTTTTGCATTTTTTATTAAAAAGACGTTGACGCATCCCGCTGAATACGGTTTAATGCGCCTCGTTAGCCCGAATAGCTCAGTCGGTAGAGCAGGGGATTGAAAATCCCCGTGTCCTTGGTTCGATTCCGAGTTCGGGCACCATCTTTAGAAAAACCAGCCTTAGGGCTGGTTTTTTGCTTTTATCAGGGGCGCCGTAAAAACCCGACCTTCAGGGCGGTGAGGATATCAAAGGCGAAGCTAATTGTTGTTAACAAATGCACTTCATCATCCTTCCCTTTTCTATTTCTCCCTAGCTCATTCCTATCTATGAGAAAATAGTTCAAAATAAATACAACACTATCAATAGTATGTTGGTTCAGATACATTTGCCTCAGATGAGCATTAAGGAAGATAGATGATAAAAAAATGGCATGGAATGCTTAATGTTAAAAAACGGCTCCATGCCAAAAGGTATTCACAGAATAAAAAATTCTCAAAAAGACCAGGAATAGTATTCAGGTTGAAATATCTAATCTAGAAAATGGTTTATATAGATTAATTTTGATTTTTTACTTCTTATCCTTATTTTATGCGCAGCTATTCATTTTGGTTCAGATAACAACCACAATTAGTTTACTCATTTCATTTTTCATTGCTGTATCTATTATTTGTTTTTCTTCATTACCTATATTACGATATAAACTTCTTATATTTATAAAACACAAAAAAGAATATCATCGTAATTTTCATCTATATCCTAATAAGACGTAATAAATGGAATTTCCTAAAGATCGAGTTTACCACTCCGTCATCTGCGTACTGGCTTTTATAGGTTACTTCTTTTCCTCTTTTAGCCTATTGCTAACGCCTTCACCTACTACATTGTTTCAATCGCCTTATATCATCTCATTAGTCAGTTTTTTTATTTATCTTCCCTACTGCCTAATTATTTGGTTTGCCTATCAAAAACATATTAAATTAATGCCATTAGGTCGTCTTCAATGGAATACACTAAAAGCCCCCTTTTTAGCCTTATTGGGTTTATATATTATTAGCCTATTTTTAGGATCTGAAGATGATTCATGGGTTACAGAAATTGAATCTATTACAGGTTTTGCTTTCTTCTTTTTTGCCCTCTCTGTTATGTTTATCGCCCCGATTACCGAAGAAATCATTTTTAGAGGTTTTTTACTTAATGCAGGTATGTGGTATGGCAATAAAGGGAAATGGATTGCGATTATTATCTCGTCACTTCTATTTGCGGCTATGCACACTCAATATGAGTCAATCACTACGTTTATTCTTATTTTTATTGTGGGTATTGTCTTTTGCCTCGTCAGAATAGGAACGCGTTCATTAATCGCGCCGATAGTGCTTCATGGAATACACAACACAATTAGTATCATTTTTTTTATGTTATAGCGTTTTTATTTAATAAATTTCTATTTTTTATAACAAAACACTTATTTACTTTATAAGAAATGATATTTAATAGATGAAAATATTTTATTATTTTTTAGAGAAAGATCTGATTCTCTACGGAATAATAACGAATATTATTTATGGTTATCTCAATAAGTTATATTAAATTCTATAAAAGATAAAATAGAAAAATAAATAGAGAATGTGATTATAACTGCATGCTTTTTCAACATATTAAAGTATGATAAGAGATATTAATATGACAAGAATATGATCATTTTCTTAAATTAAGAGAACTTTTTATGAATTTGTTTTTCCAAAATAGCCTCGCTTTTCCCAGTATTATTTTTAGTGCATTACTTATTATTATCTCTTTTTATTGGCTTTGTGCTGCTTTTGGATTATTAGATATTGATTTATTTAATATTGATAGTGAATTGGATATTGATGCAACAGGTTTCGCCGGTTGGTTAACAAAATTAGGATTAGCAGGAATCCCTGTCACTATCATTTTAACCTTTTTTACTCTTATTGGCTGGTTTATCAGTTATTTTACTAACTATTGGATTATCAGCACGATTGAAACCAATTTCATTTACTATTTAGCGGGCTTTGTTGCTTTAATTATTATCTCTTTTATTTCTCTTAATCTTACTGCGGTATGTTTAAAACCCATTCGTAAAAAGCTCATATCGCGTAATAAGCCTAAATCAGTACACCAATTGATAGGGAAATTAGCCATAGTACGATCAGCGAATGTAACGGAAGACAAAGGTGAAGCGGTTTTAGAAGATGGGGGAGCAGGTTTAATTTTACAAATTAGAGCACCAGAACACGCAAACATTAAACGAGGTGATAGCGTCGTTATTATTAGTTATGACGCGCTCACTCACAGTTATCAAGTCGTAACGGAAGATGAGTTTCATCATTAATACATATTCGATGAGATCTCATTTAGTTAGCAGACAAAAATATTAAAAAATGACGGTATCGTCTGAACCTATGGAGAAAAAAGTATGGATTTGGCTTTCGTTATGCCTTTCTTAACTGTCGTTGGTTTCGCAATTCTAATTATTTTAGGATTATTTGGATTATTCAAGGCGTTCTATATTAAGGTGCCTCAAGGCACAGCCTTAATTGTCAACGACATGACCTCACAACCTAAAGTCCATTTTACGGGTGCATTGGTTTATCCTGTTATCTATAAAAAAGAGTTTATGCGTATTTCTCTTTTAACGTTAGAAGTCGACCGTCGTGGTAAAGATGGTCTGATTTGCCAGGATAACTTACGTGCAGATATCACGGTTGCTTTTTATCTACGTGTTAATGAAACCACTGAAGACGTACTGAAAGTCGCAAAAGCTATTGGTGTTGATAGAGCGTCAGATCATCAAGCCGTCAGTACCCTATTTAGTGCTAAATTTTCAGAAGCATTGAAAACAGTAGGTAAACAGTTTGAACTGTCTAAACTTTTTGAAGACCGACAGAATTTCCGTGATCGCATCGTTGATGTGATTGGAAAAGATCTAAATGGTTATGCATTAGAAGACGTTGCTATCGACTATTTAGAACAAACACCGAAGTCAGCACTTGATCCTAATAATATTTTTGACTCCGAAGGTATCCGTAAAATCACGGAAATCACCGCTATTCATAATATTGAAACCAACCAAAAAGAGCGCGATCAAGAGCTCGCTATTCAAAAGAAAAATGTTGAAACTCGCGAAGCCAGCCTTGCTTTAGAACGTCAACAAGCCGATGCGGAAGCACGCCAAAAACGAGAAATCGACAACATTCGCGCTCGTGAAATGTCAGAAACGCTACGAGTTCAAGAAGAAGAGCGTCTTAAAGCCGAACAAGCACGTATTCAGACTCAACAAGAAATTGAGATCCGTGAAGAAAACCGAATGCGTGAAGTGGAAGTTGCACAACAAAATCGCACTCGCGCAGTTACTATTGAACAAGAGCGTGTTAATCGTGCACGTGAGTTAGAAATTGTTGCTCGTGAACGTGAAGTTGAGTTACAACGCATTGAGAAAGAAAAAGCGTTAGAAGAAGAACGTAAAAACATCTCAAATGTTATCCGTGAACGTGTTGCCGTAGAAAAAACGGTTGCTCAAGAAGAAGAACGTATTAAAGAAGTACGCGAAGTTTCAGAAGCAGAGCGTATGCGCCAAGTGACAGTGATTAATGCACAAGCTGAAGCGGAAGAATCTTTAGTTCGCCAAGTGAAAAGAGCTGAAGCCGATGAGTCTAGTGCTAAGCATAAAGCTGAAGAAATCAGCACGATGGCGAAAGCTGAGTTAGAAGCCTCAGTAAAACAAGCAGAAGCGAAAAAACGTTTAGCTGAAGGTATTGAAGCTGAACACGCAGCATTAGGACTTGCTGAAGCTCGTGTACGTCAAGCAACTGCAGAAGCTGAAGAGAAAGAAGGCTTGGTACTTGCAAATGTCACCGCTGAAAAATTATTAGCGGAAGCGAGAGGCATGAAAGAAAAAGGCTTAACTGAAGCACAAGTGATGGAAGCTAAAGCACTCGCTCAGCAGCAACAAGGTCTTGCAGAAGCCAAAATTTTAGAAGAAAAATTAGCCGCTCAAGCACGTGGTGAAGAACAACAAGCC comes from Proteus vulgaris and encodes:
- a CDS encoding CPBP family intramembrane glutamic endopeptidase, with amino-acid sequence MEFPKDRVYHSVICVLAFIGYFFSSFSLLLTPSPTTLFQSPYIISLVSFFIYLPYCLIIWFAYQKHIKLMPLGRLQWNTLKAPFLALLGLYIISLFLGSEDDSWVTEIESITGFAFFFFALSVMFIAPITEEIIFRGFLLNAGMWYGNKGKWIAIIISSLLFAAMHTQYESITTFILIFIVGIVFCLVRIGTRSLIAPIVLHGIHNTISIIFFML
- a CDS encoding OB-fold-containig protein, translated to MNLFFQNSLAFPSIIFSALLIIISFYWLCAAFGLLDIDLFNIDSELDIDATGFAGWLTKLGLAGIPVTIILTFFTLIGWFISYFTNYWIISTIETNFIYYLAGFVALIIISFISLNLTAVCLKPIRKKLISRNKPKSVHQLIGKLAIVRSANVTEDKGEAVLEDGGAGLILQIRAPEHANIKRGDSVVIISYDALTHSYQVVTEDEFHH